Genomic window (Vampirovibrionales bacterium):
AATTTCCGGCTCTGCAAGGGCATTTACCGCGAATCGCGCGCCATCGCTTTTCAGGACCCCGAAATTATCCGCCGCAATTACATGCGGCTCTTGAACGAGATGCTGGATCGCGGGGCGTTTACGGCCATCGCCACGCACGACGAACGGCTGATCTGGGAAGCCTGCCAATGTCTGGACGCGCGCGGCCTGGGCCCGGATCGCTATGAGTTTGAGATGCTTTATGGCGTGGATCCGCCCTTACGCCGCCAATTATTATCGGAAGGCCGTCCGCTGCGCGTATACGTTCCCTTTGGACGCGACTGGCGGGCGTACTCGTTGCGAAGACTCCGCGAAAATCCGGCTATTGCGGGGCATATCGCGCGGCAGTTTCTCGCAGGCGGGCGATAATCGAGCCCAAAACGAGCCCCAAAAGCTCAGCGTTCGTCGCGATTAGGGTCCTGCGATCCGCCCATCATGTCCATCGAGCCCATCATCTGGCTCATCATCATGGCGTTGAGCGCGGCGGGATCGAGCGCAGCGGCGGGCGGCTGGCCATTGGCGCCCGGCATCGCCTGAGGGGTCGTCATCCAGGGCTGAATCGCATTGACGCCGCTGGGATTCGCCATTGAATTGCCCATGGCATTGGCGCCCATCGAGCTCATCAACATCTGCATCGCCATCGCCTCTTGCGGCGTCCAGGCAGGGGTCGCAGACGCAGCCGGAACCGGCGTCGAAACCGTCGGCGGCGCCGGAGAGGCCTGTTGCGCGCTGGCAGCCGGGGAGCCGGCATTGACCGCAGAGGCCACAGGGGCCGACGGCGAGACCGTCGTCGCAGCAGCAGCGGCGACCGGTTGCAGGGGCGCGCTTCTTAAGACGGGCGCCAGCGGCGCATCGCTTTGCGCCTCAAATTTTTGCGCGCTTTGCGCATTATCTTTCCGGTCGCCCTGGGCCACTTGCAGGGCCAGCGCGGGCAGATACCGAAGCCCTTCCTGCGCAAGCGCCGCTTCGGGACCGTCTGGCGCGGCGAGCAGGACAGCTTCATAGGCCGCGCGGGCCTCGGCAATACGCCCCAGACGCGCGCTTGCGATGGCCAGATAATAGGCGTAACGCGGATTATCTGGCGATTTTTTCAGCAGCTTGTCAAAAATCTGCGCCGTCTGGACGTAATCGCCCTTTTGATAGGCCGCGGCGCCTTTCTCGTAAGGCCCGGCCTGCGCCGTGAGCGCGATCGACGCCCATAACAGCGCCGTGGCAATCAGCATTATCCCCCAAAGCGTGCGTGTGTTCATGTACCAGTCGCCTCCTGTTTTGAGAGTATACGCAGCCACGGCAAAATCGCAGGCCCAAACGACGGATTTTTAAGAACCCCGCAACGCCGCCAGCGGATTTAAGGGCCATTTTCAAGTTCAGCGCCCTTCGGTCGATAGTCTTCTCAGGCGCGAAGGACGCGTCCCCAGCAGCGAGCGCGTGATATGGACAAGCCGAGCAAAACAGGACACCGCTGGTACGACCGGATTCCAGCCCTGTCTTCCGCCGTGGAGACGATTCTCCTCTTGCCGGAATCGCTCCAGCAGATCGTGTGCCGGGCGATTGTCGCGATGGCGGACAAGGAATTTCAGGCGTCAGAGCGGATTCAGAATTTTAAATCGTTAGGCCCGGAAAGAATTCTGGCGTACTTCAAGGCAAAAACCCGCAAACGCGCTTATGATCAGAGCCCCCATGCGCATAAAGCCCTGACGTATATGGGGCTGCTCTCGCCTGACGATCGCCAGTACATGGCAGCAAGTATTCTGGAGTTAATGAGCCTGGTCAAGACCTATCTCGGGCATTGCCGCGCCGCCAGCGAACCGCCGGAAGAAGCGCATCTGGAGCGACTCAGCCAGACTTACGTGGAAGGCGGCAAGACCGCTGCGCTGCAAGTCCTGCGCGTCATCGAGAAAGAACTGCAGAAAAAAGTCGACCAGAAATCGCCGACGCCCAGCCAGCTCAAGGAATCTGAAGCGGGGATGCTGCTCCAGCAGCGGGTCGGACGCCTCTAGCCGATGCCGCGAGCGCGCGGCAAGCGCCAGCGATAAAAACCCATTTCGGGCGGTTCCCCTGAACGGCTTCCCGGTTACAATGAAGGCGACAGCCCCCCATGACATGAGGAAAGGCGCCTGCCATGCCGCTTGCCGTCGTCGATCGAAAATCCCGCCATGAAATCAGCCTGATGCGCCGGGCCGGTCAAATCGTGGCGGAAGTCCACGCCTTGACGCGCGAAGCTCTTAAGCCCGGCGTCTCGACCCTGGATCTGGACGTTATCGCCGAAGCCCACATTCGAAAATCCGGCGCGCTGCCGACGTTTAAGGGCTATCATGGGTTTCCCGCGACGTTGTGCACCTCGATTAACGATGAGGTCGTTCACGGCATCCCCAACGCCGAGCGCCGCCTGCAAGAAGGCGACGTCATCAGCATCGACGTCGGCGCGACTTATAAAGGCATGATTGCAGATGCCGCCTATACGGCAGGCGTCGGCGCGATTTCCGCCGACTGCCAACGCCTGCTGGCCGCCACTGAAGAAAGCCTGATGGCCGCCATCGAGCAAATGCGCGATGGGCGCTGCCTCGAAGACGTCTCGGGCGCGGTGGAAGACGTGTGCCTGAAGTACGGGTTTGGCCTGGTGCGCAACTACGGCGGCCATGCGGTCGGGCGCCAGCTGCATGAAGAGCCCTTCGTGCATAATTTCAGGACCGGTGAGCGCGGCCCGTTGCTGCGACCGGGCTCGATTCTGGCGATTGAGCCCATGTTCAATCTGGGCGGCGATGACGTCTATACCGCAGGCGACAAGTGGACGGTGCTGACCTGCGACCACTTGCCATCAGCGCATTTTGAGCATACAGTAGTCGTCACCGAGGCCGACCCCGAAATCCTGACCCGATTACGACCGTCCCCGGCGTAAGGGATCCTGCGCGCCCGACGTCGCCCCCAAAGGCCCGGCGCGATGCGCGGATCCCGTTCCTGTCTGACCCAGCTGGTTTTCATGGCTCGAGACGTCATCGAAATGGAAGGAACCGTCAACGAGGCGTTGCCCAACGCCACGTTCACCGTGAAGCTGGAAAACGGCATGGAAATTCTGGCGCATATTTCCGGTAAAATCCGCAAGAACTTTATTCGGATTCTTCCCGGTGATAAAGTAAAAATCGAGCTGTCGCCCTACGACCTGACGCGCGGACGCATCACCTACCGGATGAAAGGCTGACGCGCGCGGCGCCTGCGCCCTCTCCCGCTCTTTACCCGTACTCTCCCCTCTCAACCCTCCGCGAAGGAATCGTGTCCATGAAAGTGCGTACGTCCGTTAAGAAACGTTGCCCGGATTGCAAAGTCATTCGACGCCGGGGCCGCGTGGCCATTATCTGCAAAAACCCCAAGCACAAGCAGCGTCAGGGCTAGCCTTTCAAGCGCCGCGCCGGCGGGCGTCCTGCCGCGCCTGCGGGCATCCTCTTGATCCGGCGATGTTTTTACATTAGCGTGTTGCTTCGCGTTGATTGCGTCGGCTGCGTCCGGCGCTGCGTCCCTGGCGCCTCACGCCCTCTCCCGTTTTCGTAATAGCCCCCTCTCTCAGACAAGACACTAGCAGGAGTCCCCATGGCAAGACTGGTCGGCGTCGATCTCCCCCGGCGGAAGAAAATCCGCTTTGCCCTGCCCTACATCTATGGCATCGGCCCTTCGCTCAGCAAGAAAATCCTCGAAGCCACGCGCATCGATCCCGACACCCGCGTCGACGCGCTCAGCGAGTCGGAAGTCATCGCCCTGAAAGAAGCCATTGAGGCCCGCTATCAGGTAGAAGGCGATCTGCGCCGCGTGGAAGGCCTCAACGTTAAGCGCCTCATCGAGATTAACTGCTATCGCGGGCAACGGCACCGCAAAGGGCTGCCGGTTCGCGGCCAGCGCACCAAAACCAACGCCCGCACCCGTCGCGGCCGCCGCGCCGCCCCCATGAAAAAGAAAGCCTAAAAAGGCCTGACCGTAGAAGAAGGCCGAACGTTTCAGTCCTCAAGAGCCTGACAGACTGTTCGCTTTCAAGTTTCCCCTAACCCGCTGGAGATATCGCGTTTCTTATGGCCAAGCAGAAAGCCGGCGCAACGAAAAAGCGCAAGGAAAAGAAAAACGTCGTTCAGGGCGTGGTTTACGTCCAGTCGACGTTCAATAACACGATCGTCAGCTCGACGGATCCGCAAGGCAACGTCATCGCCTGGTCGAGCGCCGGAGCCAGCGGCTTTAAGGGCGCGCGCAAAGGCACGCCGTTCGCCGCCCAGCAGGCCGCCGAAAACGTCGCCAAAAGCTCGATGGAACAAGGCATGCGCTCGGCGCAGGTCTTCGTCAGCGGGCCGGGCGCGGGTCGCGAGACGGCCATTCGCGCGCTTCAGGTCACGGGGCTGGAAATCACCCTCATTAAAGATGTCACCCCCATTCCGCACAACGGCTGCCGTCCACCCAAGCGCCGCCGCGTGTAACCGCTAAGTAAGGAGTTCAGGTCTTGGCACGCTACAGAGAATCGATTCGCAAGCTGGCTCGCAATACCGGCGGTACGCTGGACGGGTATCCCAAGTCGGAAAACCTGCGCCGCGCCTATCCCTCCGGCCAGCACGGCCAGGCGCGTAAAAAGCTCTCCGAATACGCCGTTCAGCTCAAAGAGAAGCAAAAAGTGCGCCGTATTTACGGCATCCTCGAAAAGCCGTTCCGTACGGCTTATAAAAAGGCGGTGCGCAAAAAAGGCGTCACCGGCACCCTGTTGCTGCAAAGCCTCGAATCGCGGCTCGATAACATTTTGTACCGCTCGGGTCTGGCGCAGTCGCGTCCGCAATCGCGTCAGCTGATCTCGCATTGCCATATTCTGGTGAACGGCCGCAAGGTCAACGTGCCGTCCTACCAGATGAAAATCGGCGATATCATCACCGTGCGCGAGCGCAGCAAGGCGTTGTTCCGCTCGTTGCAGGAAGGCCGCTCGCCGGTCACGCCCTCATGGCTGGAAGTTGACGCCGCCGCGCTGGCCGTGCGCTTTGCCGCCGTCCCCATGCGCGAGGAAATCGACCCGACGCTCAATGAGCACCTGATTATTGAATTTTATTCGCGCTAGACGCGCCCCGTTTTATCAGTATTGGTTTTTTTGCGGAGGTCTGTGAGCCACCATGGAGCATCAACTCAATATTAAGTGCGTCAACACGACCACAGATTCGGACGGATCGATTTACGGCAAGTTCGTCATTGAGCCTCTGGAGCGCGGTTATGGCACGACGTTGGGCAACTCGCTGCGCCGCGTGCTGTTGTCGAGCCTGTCGGGCGCGGCTATCACTTCGGTGCGCGTCGAAGGCGTTACCCATGAGTTCACCGCGATTCCGGGCGTCGTCGAAGACGTGCTGGACGTGATGCTCAACCTCAAGGGCGTCGTACTGAAATCTGACAGCCCTGAGCCGCAGTATCTGCGCATCGACGTGGATCGTCCCGGCCCGGTGGTGGCAGGCGATATTGAAGCGCCGGCCGACGTGCGCATCGTCAACCCGGATTGGCATATCTGCACCGTCGCCGACGGCGGCGGCTTTCATGCCGATCTGACCAGTGAAACCGGCAACGGCTACGTGCCCGCCGAGCAGAATCTCGCCGGCAAGAACAAGGCCGTCGATACGCTGATGCTCGATGCGGCCTTTATGCCCGTTCGCCGCGTGGCCTACAACGTGGAAGAAACCCGCGTGGGCCAGCGCACTGATTACGACAAGCTGGTGCTTGAGATCTGGTCAAACGGCAGTCTCGACGTGAGCACCGGTCTGAGTCAGGCCGCCAATATCCTGATTGAGCACTTGCTGCCGGTCGCGTCGCTGTCGGGCATTCCCACCACGCTGGCCCCGCAGACGCGCGAAGACGACAAGCCGCGCGGCGACAGCGAATCGTCTACCAGCATCACCATTGAGGATCTGGAACTGTCGGTGCGCGCCTTCAACTGCCTCAAGCGCGCCAATATCAACAGCATCGCCGAGTTGCTGCAAAAATCCGAAGCCGATCTGCTGGCCATTAAAAACTTCGGCAAAAAGTCGTCCGACGAAGTGATTGAGCGTCTGCGCGCCTTTGGACTGGATCTCAAGCCCAGTCCAGTGGACGTGGAGATGGAGTCGTATCACTAAGCCGCTTTTTTTCCTGTTTGTATTTTATTCACGGTTTCGATTTCACGCTTAAACAAGGATCATCCTCGCCATGAGACACCGCAAACGCGTTCACAAGCTCGGACGTCCCGCCGATCAGCGCCGGGCCATGATGCGGAGTTTGGCCACCAGCCTGCTGACCCACGATCAAATCGTCATCACGATGCCGCGGGCCAAGGCGCTGCGTGAAGTGGCCGACAAGCTCGTGACGCTTGCCAAGCGCGGCGATCTGCACGCGATTCGTCAAGCCGCGCGTCTGATCTTCCCGCAAAAAACGGGCCGGATGATCCCCTCAGGCAACGGCAAAGAAATGCCGGAAACGGTCTTGCGGCGTCTGTTTAAAACCGTTGGCCCTCGCTTTGCCAATCGCCAGGGCGGCTACACGCGCATTATCCCAGCCCCCCCGCGTCGCGGCGACGCAGCGCCGATGGCGGTGATTGAATTCACCGACTAAATCCGCTGGAGCGTATGACGGATGGCGTCGGCTTTGCGGTCGGTATTTTTTCGGCGATTGCGTCTACGAAAAGCGCCCGTCTATGACATGCGTTGCGCATGGATAAGGCGGACGTGACGATTCAGCGCCACGCCTGCTGGCTGGAATACAACGGGACGGCCTATCACGGCAGTCAGTTTCAGCGGCGCGACGCCGACCGGCATCCGACAATTGAAGGCGAACTGCGGCGCGCGTGCGCGGCGCTTCACCTGCCGTTGACAGGGGCCATTACGCTGGCGGGTCGTACGGACGCCGGCGTTCACGCGCTGGGGCAAGTCGCTCACATGAGCGCGCCCGCCGAGGCGGTGTCGAGCATCCGCGATCTGGCAAACGCTCTCAATGCCCACCTGCCAGCAGATATCAGCGTGCGCGAAGTCGCTCTCAACGTCGGGATGGATTTTCATGCGCGCGCGCGGGCCCGGTGGCGCTGGTATCGTTATACGCTGCTCAATCGACGCCAACGATCGGCAACCGCGCCCTTTAACGTCTGTCTGGAGCGCCGCGCGCTGGATGTCGCGCGTATGGACGCCGCCGCGCGCTATCTGGTTGGGACGCACGCATTCGGCAGCTTTCAAGCGCCGGGATCGCTGACGCAAGACGATCAATGCCGCGTGGCGTACGCTGCTGTCTGGCAAAATGAGGATTTAATCAATTTTGATATTGTCGCCGCGCGTTTTCTGTATAAAATGGTGAGGAACCTCATGGGACTGCTTATCGCCATTGGCGGCGCCGGTCCAGAGGACGCCGACCGGTACGCGCCCGATATTCTCCTCGATTTACTCGGCGCGCCCGACCGGACGCGGGCCGCCTCACTGGCTCCCTGCGCCCGCCCGGAAGGCCTTTCCCTGATGGCGGTGTCCTACGCTCCCGATTACGACCTTTTTCCCCACAACCCCCTGGTTCGCCGACTACGCGAAACCTTGATCAAGGAGTCTGTCTCTCCATGAAAACCTTTTCCGCAAAACCCCTGGAAGTCGAGCGCGCCTGGTGGTTAATCGACGCCGACGGTCAGACGCTGGGACGTCTGGCGACTGAAATTGCCCTGATCCTGCGCGGCAAGCGCAAGGCCCAATTCACGCCGAACATCGATACCGGCGATTTTGTCGTCGTCATCAACGCCGACAAGATCCGCGTGACGGGCAAAAAGCCCACGCAGAAATACTATCGCCGCCACAGCGGCTTCCCTGGCGGTTTTCGTCAGGTGCAGTACAAAGACATGTTTGCCGCCCATCCTGAGCGCGTGCTGGAAATCGCGGTGCGCGGCATGCTGCCCCACACCACGCTGGGCCGTCAGCAGTTACGCAAGCTCAATATCTACGCCGGGTCGCAGCATCCGCATGCCGCTCAGCAACCGGTTCCGTATCCGCATCTGGAGGTCGCCCGCTAATGGCAGAACGCAAAGCGCAATATCCGCAAGTCGGCGTCCGGGGCACCGGTCGGCGCAAGGAAGCCGTCGCCCGCGTTCGGGTGAAGCCCGGCAGCGGTCGCGTGCTGATTAATGGTCGTCTGATGGAAGAATACCTCGGGTTCCGCAAGGCCCTGCAGGCGCCCGTCATGCAGCCGCTGGTGGCCGCAGGCGTCGAAAGCCGCTATGACGTGTTGGCCGACGTGTACGGCGGCGGCAAGGCCGGACAGGCGGACGCCGTTCGCATGGGACTGGCCCGCGCCCTGTCGGCCATCAACCCCGATTACGAGACCATTATGCGCAGCGAAGGCTTTATGACCCGCGACGCCCGCAGCAAAGAGCGCAAAAAGTATGGTCTGCACCGCGCGCGCAAGGCCTGCCAATACTCCAAGCGCTAGGATTTTCAGCGGAGAGTTTTTTCAAACGCGCCTGTTTCCATCGGAGTCAGGCGCGTTTTGATGAGTCAGGCCCGTTGCCTGCCATGCGTTCTGTGTCGCTATCTGTATTTATAGAAGGAGAGAGCCGGTGCCGGAAGCCGCCTATCAGAATCTCGACGCGCAATGCGCGGATCGCGTCCTTACCGTGCGCCTGAACCGCCCCCAGGCGCGCAATGCGCTCAGCAACGAACTCATCGGCGAGCTCGCCGCCGCCCTGCGTCAGGCCGATGACGCGCCCGCCGTCGGCTGCATCGTGTTGACGGGCGACGAGGGCTGTTTTTCCGCCGGGGCCGATATTATTGAACTGATGGGCGCCTCCCCGGTGTCGATGATTCAGCGCGCGCCAATCGCCTTGTGGGAGTGCGTCTCGCAGACGCGCAAACCCGTGATTGCGGCTGTTCGGGGCTATGCGCTTGGCGGCGGACTGGAGCTGGCATTGATGTGCGATATCATCATCGCCAGCGACACGGCGCGCTTCGCGTTGCCGGAGATTGCGCTGGGACTGATTCCCGGCGCAGGCGGCATTCAACGTCTGATGCGGGCCGCAGGCAAGGCGCGAGCGATGGAGCTGCTGTTAAGCGGACGGCGCTTCAGCGCGCAAGAAGCGCTGGCGATGGGGCTGGTCAGTCAGCTCTCGCCGGATGCCGAGACGTTGACGAGCGCTCAGGCGCTGGCCCAGGCGATTGCGCATCAGCCGCTGACGGCGGTGATGGCCCTGAAGGCCGCCGCGCGACAGGCCTTTGAAGCCCCGCTCAGCGCTGCGCTGGCCAGCGACCGCGATTTATTCAGCCTGCTCTTTGCCTCAGCCGATGCGCGCGAAGGACTGAACGCGTTTCTGGAACGGCGCGAGCCGGCGTTTCGCCATGCCTGATCGCCAGCTTTCTATCTGAGGGGTTATACGCCTTTCATTAGCGCGTTTCTTCGCGCAGGACCAGGCCGACGATTTCCCCATGAATTTGCGCCACTTGCCGCGCGGCGGCGGCGATTTGCTCTTGACGCGCGCGTTGCTCCACCAATAACAGCAGGCCATCGGTCGCATTGAGCAGAATGCAGGCGTCAGGGCCGCTGAGCAGCGGGGCGGCGTCAAACAGCGCCCAGTCAAAGCGCGATTTCAGCGTTTTGGCCAAGAGGGCCAGCGCCGGCGAATTGAGAAACGCAAACGTGTTTTCCAGCGCCACGCCCGCATTGAGATACAACAAGTCCGGGTGGATGTCCGACGGCGTCAGCGCGCGCTCAATCAGCGGCCAGAGGGTTTCAGGCGAGACGTCGGGATCGCGATGGGCGGCTTCAGCCAGATCGTTGACCAGTTCGCTCAGACCTTGCTCGTAGCAGAGCGCATGGCCCAGCGTCTCGTGCAGGACGGGGTGTTGCAGCCGCGCATCGACCATCACCACGCGTTGTCCGCCTTGCGCCAGACAGTAGGCCACGTTGGCCAGAACCACCGACTGGGCGGACGTCTCTTCAGTCGCGGCCAGTACCAGCGCGTTGCGGCCCGTTTGCTGGCGATCGACTTTGAGATTGAGCGCCAGGCGCTGATATGCTTTAACTGTCGGCTGATGAGACGGCGTGGCCAGCGTTTCCAGCGTATGACGCTGGCGCAGGCGGTCCCAGTAGGCTTGCGACACCCACGGAATGGTCGACAGCGCGCTGGCGCCGGCGGCGTTCTCCAGAGCCCGCGCGTTTAGGCCCCATTGGCGACGACTTTTCACCAGCAGAATCGCCGCACACGACAGCGCGCTGCCCAACAGGGTGACCAGCGCCAGGATATGCAGACGACTCGGGAAAACGGGAAAATCAGGCGTCGCCGGGTCATCGACGCGCTGAATGACGGCGCTCAGGCCCGTAAACTGAATATCCACCTCGGTCAGCTTGGCGTCGAGGCGGGTCAGGATTTCTTCCAGATTGCGTTTTTGCAGCAGCAGCTTGGCGAACTCCAGTTGCGTGCGCGGCAATTGGGCCAGCTCGCTGCGCGATTGTCGTTCCTGCTCAGCAAGAATACCTGCCTTGCTGCTGAGGGCTGAGGCTTCGGCGTCGCGAACCGCCAGCCGGCTGACCAAATCCGCGCGGATGGGGTCGTGGATGGCCATCGGCGTTTTCATACGCGCCCCGCTCAAACCGACGGTGCGAATGCGGGCGTCGCGCGTCTGTTCTTTGAGGACGGCGATTTTCTCGCCCAGGCGGCGCATATCCGGGTTGGTGGGCGAGAAGGTCAGGGCTTGCAGATCGTATTCGTTTTGCGCTTTGTATAACTGGCTTTGCAGGTCGGTCATCAGCGCATCCTGGCCGATGGCAACCGAACGCAGGCCGCTTACCGCATCGAGTTTGAGCTGCGCTTGCAGGCGCGCGGCTTCCGCCCGTTTTTCTCCCAGCGTCGCGGTGACGTCTTTATAACTGCTGTTGAGCGCTTCGAGTTTCTGGACCAGCACGCGGCTGCGCGTTTCGAGATCCACAATGTTATTGGCTTCCTGATACTGGCGAATCTGGGTTTCGAGCGCGTCGAGCTGCGCGCGCGTGGCGTTTCGTTGCGCACTCAGCGTCTGCTTCTGTTGCAGGAGCGGCTCGCGGCTGATATCAAGCGATTCGCGCTCGTAGACCTCAATAAACTTGCGGGCAATCACGGGGGCGTCGTCGCGATAAGGCGACGTGACGCTGATGCGGATGAAATCAGAGGCGGGCGATTGCTTGACGCCCAGCATTTGCGTGAGCTTCTCGGCGTTGGGCAGCGGCCCCCGCAGGCGGATTCCGCCCCGGCGCGCGTCTTCGCGCAGGGCCAGCGAGACTTTGCTTGCCAGCTTGCGGCTTTTCAGCAATTCTTCCTGATTCTTTTCCGGGTTGCTGCGCGGCGAGAATCCCTGAAAAAAGTTGTTGCTATTGCGGTAGTTGGTCAGAATATTGGGAATATCAATGGGATTGAGAATCACCGTCGCTTCGGCTTTGTACTTGTCGTGGTAAGCCAGAAACGCAATCAGAAGCCCCAGCAGCAGGCTGACGCCCACCCCGGCCAGTAGCAGACGGCGATTGCGCGCCAGCAGGGCGCCCAATTGACGCAGGTCAATCTCAAGGGTTTCAGCTTCGATGGTGCGCTCTTCCATTCCCACGCCACTCGTTTTATCGTCCGAAAAGCGATGCGCTTTCTCACACGGATGCAGGCCAGCGGACGTCTCACTCTATTGAAGCGAGTTTCGCCCGTGGCGGGATCGTGCGAACAAATGAAGTCATGGCCCGCCGCCCTCGCCTCGTTCGAGGACGCGCCCGCTAAAAGGCCCGCCAAAAGGTCCAGAGAAGGGGCGGGTGGCAAGCGCCTTTAAACGATGGAGACTACGGGCGATAGGGCCCCATATAGCGCGACAGGACGCGCGAGAGGGCAGTCATGGCCGATGACTGCTCCCAGTCTTCCAGATTCACATTGATTTTGCGGCGCCAATTGGGATGCTGGTCCACCGTGCCGGGCAAGTTGGCCTGCAGGGGCTGAAGAAACACATCTTCCAGTTGCGCCATCATAATATGGCAACGGGTTTTGGCGAGATATTCATGAATGGCCAGCATCAGCGGCTCAGTCATCTTCTCGGGCAGGCGGTCGAGCGAATAGCCCATCAGCTCAGGCGGCAGCAGGCCTTCGCAGGTCAGGGCGTCGAGCAATCCGGCGCGCTCCAGCAGGCGTTCTTTAAGCTGGCGGGCATGAAACTCCTCGCTGGGGAAGAGATCGAGGCGGTACCGGGTGCGGATGTCTTCGCCTTCCCAATACCCGGCAATGGTCGGCAAGTCGTGGGTACTGATGGCGGCCAGCGCCTGCGGGGCGTAATCGGACGGGCTGGTGAAGCGGCCTTCGCCGTGACGCTCAAAAATCAGCAGCTTGTAGGACAGAATCTTCCAGTGGCGCATACGCGCTTCCACCAGCGGCGGGACGGTCCCCAGGTCTTCGCCA
Coding sequences:
- a CDS encoding DNA-directed RNA polymerase subunit alpha, translating into MEHQLNIKCVNTTTDSDGSIYGKFVIEPLERGYGTTLGNSLRRVLLSSLSGAAITSVRVEGVTHEFTAIPGVVEDVLDVMLNLKGVVLKSDSPEPQYLRIDVDRPGPVVAGDIEAPADVRIVNPDWHICTVADGGGFHADLTSETGNGYVPAEQNLAGKNKAVDTLMLDAAFMPVRRVAYNVEETRVGQRTDYDKLVLEIWSNGSLDVSTGLSQAANILIEHLLPVASLSGIPTTLAPQTREDDKPRGDSESSTSITIEDLELSVRAFNCLKRANINSIAELLQKSEADLLAIKNFGKKSSDEVIERLRAFGLDLKPSPVDVEMESYH
- the rpsM gene encoding 30S ribosomal protein S13 — protein: MARLVGVDLPRRKKIRFALPYIYGIGPSLSKKILEATRIDPDTRVDALSESEVIALKEAIEARYQVEGDLRRVEGLNVKRLIEINCYRGQRHRKGLPVRGQRTKTNARTRRGRRAAPMKKKA
- the rplM gene encoding 50S ribosomal protein L13, producing MKTFSAKPLEVERAWWLIDADGQTLGRLATEIALILRGKRKAQFTPNIDTGDFVVVINADKIRVTGKKPTQKYYRRHSGFPGGFRQVQYKDMFAAHPERVLEIAVRGMLPHTTLGRQQLRKLNIYAGSQHPHAAQQPVPYPHLEVAR
- the rpmJ gene encoding 50S ribosomal protein L36, whose translation is MKVRTSVKKRCPDCKVIRRRGRVAIICKNPKHKQRQG
- the truA gene encoding tRNA pseudouridine(38-40) synthase TruA, coding for MDKADVTIQRHACWLEYNGTAYHGSQFQRRDADRHPTIEGELRRACAALHLPLTGAITLAGRTDAGVHALGQVAHMSAPAEAVSSIRDLANALNAHLPADISVREVALNVGMDFHARARARWRWYRYTLLNRRQRSATAPFNVCLERRALDVARMDAAARYLVGTHAFGSFQAPGSLTQDDQCRVAYAAVWQNEDLINFDIVAARFLYKMVRNLMGLLIAIGGAGPEDADRYAPDILLDLLGAPDRTRAASLAPCARPEGLSLMAVSYAPDYDLFPHNPLVRRLRETLIKESVSP
- the rpsD gene encoding 30S ribosomal protein S4, yielding MARYRESIRKLARNTGGTLDGYPKSENLRRAYPSGQHGQARKKLSEYAVQLKEKQKVRRIYGILEKPFRTAYKKAVRKKGVTGTLLLQSLESRLDNILYRSGLAQSRPQSRQLISHCHILVNGRKVNVPSYQMKIGDIITVRERSKALFRSLQEGRSPVTPSWLEVDAAALAVRFAAVPMREEIDPTLNEHLIIEFYSR
- a CDS encoding tetratricopeptide repeat protein, encoding MNTRTLWGIMLIATALLWASIALTAQAGPYEKGAAAYQKGDYVQTAQIFDKLLKKSPDNPRYAYYLAIASARLGRIAEARAAYEAVLLAAPDGPEAALAQEGLRYLPALALQVAQGDRKDNAQSAQKFEAQSDAPLAPVLRSAPLQPVAAAAATTVSPSAPVASAVNAGSPAASAQQASPAPPTVSTPVPAASATPAWTPQEAMAMQMLMSSMGANAMGNSMANPSGVNAIQPWMTTPQAMPGANGQPPAAALDPAALNAMMMSQMMGSMDMMGGSQDPNRDER
- the rpsK gene encoding 30S ribosomal protein S11 yields the protein MAKQKAGATKKRKEKKNVVQGVVYVQSTFNNTIVSSTDPQGNVIAWSSAGASGFKGARKGTPFAAQQAAENVAKSSMEQGMRSAQVFVSGPGAGRETAIRALQVTGLEITLIKDVTPIPHNGCRPPKRRRV
- the rpsI gene encoding 30S ribosomal protein S9 — protein: MAERKAQYPQVGVRGTGRRKEAVARVRVKPGSGRVLINGRLMEEYLGFRKALQAPVMQPLVAAGVESRYDVLADVYGGGKAGQADAVRMGLARALSAINPDYETIMRSEGFMTRDARSKERKKYGLHRARKACQYSKR
- the infA gene encoding translation initiation factor IF-1, translating into MARDVIEMEGTVNEALPNATFTVKLENGMEILAHISGKIRKNFIRILPGDKVKIELSPYDLTRGRITYRMKG
- the map gene encoding type I methionyl aminopeptidase — encoded protein: MPLAVVDRKSRHEISLMRRAGQIVAEVHALTREALKPGVSTLDLDVIAEAHIRKSGALPTFKGYHGFPATLCTSINDEVVHGIPNAERRLQEGDVISIDVGATYKGMIADAAYTAGVGAISADCQRLLAATEESLMAAIEQMRDGRCLEDVSGAVEDVCLKYGFGLVRNYGGHAVGRQLHEEPFVHNFRTGERGPLLRPGSILAIEPMFNLGGDDVYTAGDKWTVLTCDHLPSAHFEHTVVVTEADPEILTRLRPSPA
- a CDS encoding enoyl-CoA hydratase/isomerase family protein; translation: MPEAAYQNLDAQCADRVLTVRLNRPQARNALSNELIGELAAALRQADDAPAVGCIVLTGDEGCFSAGADIIELMGASPVSMIQRAPIALWECVSQTRKPVIAAVRGYALGGGLELALMCDIIIASDTARFALPEIALGLIPGAGGIQRLMRAAGKARAMELLLSGRRFSAQEALAMGLVSQLSPDAETLTSAQALAQAIAHQPLTAVMALKAAARQAFEAPLSAALASDRDLFSLLFASADAREGLNAFLERREPAFRHA
- the rplQ gene encoding 50S ribosomal protein L17; protein product: MRHRKRVHKLGRPADQRRAMMRSLATSLLTHDQIVITMPRAKALREVADKLVTLAKRGDLHAIRQAARLIFPQKTGRMIPSGNGKEMPETVLRRLFKTVGPRFANRQGGYTRIIPAPPRRGDAAPMAVIEFTD